In Camelina sativa cultivar DH55 chromosome 17, Cs, whole genome shotgun sequence, the genomic stretch AATCTCCAGAATCTCATAGAAACCTCTCATGAcctttttagaatttttctcctctttctcttcttccaaaaACGACATAAGTGGCTAAAAGacaatgttttgaaacccgaaCCGGAAAGTGAACCGGAGAGGTCACCGGGTCACCGGGTCAGTGGATCAACCCGGTTCAACCACGGGTCaacatatcaatatatatatatatatatatataaggaaaccattgaaccgaggtttaaaagagaggaaacgacctagggtcgtgtttttgttgttttacgccgcttgagagaaagagaaaagaagaaaatagttcttaaaggttcttgagagagtttgtgagatatcaaggtgtttttggtgagatcttgctgtgggattgaagatccaaggctaggaacgtgttagaaggttgCTGAGAGTGTTGGGTTTGTTGcttttggtctgaatcttcctgcaaagaggtgagtgcatgaccatggctaatctaagcctttgatttccttgttcttgcttgtttgttgcttgtttgtgtgtttttcttgctgggaatAGTTGATACAGGTTCTtacggatgtataaggcttggtttcgagtattggacaatttggaggagatttgggagcgagattcgactctcgacttcgtgcggatcgcagttgcagaaggagtgtcgatcgacaccacttggtgtcggtcgacaccagcaaattgggcatcgatcgacactgtggggtagtgtcagacgacacttggctggtgtcggtcgacacctcccttccagcgagacgatctctgatttcctggtttgtttgttttgtttgttgtttgtgtggaacattggaatcattgttgcttgtgtgtatagcctagtagatgggaggattgcctcactgagtgtttatcaaatactcatgcatctcaatttgtgtttgtggtgcaggtaaaggcaaagtgtgaccgtgggatccaggcaatgaagaggacgatgttctagggactcgattggatcttgtctggcattgctaggttgctagagttgagtcaatAGAAAcattgctggtttcatgtttcttgttgtttggtatttggatattgcctatgctatgatattggattgttattggcttattattagatattagttttattattcCGCAGTTGATtatgaatgtggttaggtggatagtgggtatgtgaccacttgttgtagtttatttatatatatatatatatatatatatatatatattatttattatttattaaaaaaaaggtcagTCCTTTCAACCCATGTCAATTTTATCAttaagatgttgacacatgtcaattttaaatttattaaaatttcaaaaaataaacatgtaaaaattcaaaacctaccataaaaaggcttttacaaaaataaaatagagaaaaaaaaacctaattttatttaaaatctaattataagacaaattatatatatatatcataaaattcaaaattataatattgtttatttatatttttttattggacaaacttattattttattttgaagttgctaattttacaagaaaaagtaTTAATTCGATATAggataaaaaaatgattgtgaaaattatacaattaattattgtttctaaaaaatgtaaatactcacctttccataaagaaaaacattgttgaagtaaaaaaaaaatagatagtctcatattttttcaccaatcaaataatttattcaaaaagattgttattattatatataagataggaggagtatgtaagattaacatatgtgtttttgtagCTATAAAattgttaaagtgaagagacatataatagattatttaaTGTGTCCATAAAGAAAATTTTTTGATAGTAGTATAAAAGAcatataaaagacaaaagagtatatttgtttgtacaaatacactttgagtggtaatgtagatagtagatttgtaaatggatatatattagtgcattatagcaaaaaaaaaaatattttctataactaaaagtttatctctttacttttatacattgtttttactacgaaaaaattaaatatatattctttgttaagtttaatctaatttttatatctttgaactcatctacaactattttctttaactaaaagtatatctattttttttcaaccaaacaataaattaaaaggaaatttatcGGTTAGTTGTCCAAGCCGGAGGGAAagggtttataaaagaaacttCATAGATAAGATAACACAAAACAAGGGCAAGAAAATTcgccttcgtatttgacgcacgcgggatccaagagatggtgAATAGTGAGAAGGTTGGAGAAGGACGACCAATATTCAGGAgatgcaccatagtgagtaactcagcacaatcagtctcgaaaCGTTGACAAGCGATCTTTGCaacacgtatccgctccatagcccacaacaacgcttctaactccgaatgcagaggggaggggctccgtcttagacactttCCCCCAACAAcaaaggttcgctcctcaccaacgcaacaccaccagctcAATCCTGAATGCATATTAGTTTCTTTCCAAAAACTATCAATCtgacaacaaggtgaagaaacctggacatccgaagacagagatggagctgacatgaccgccgtaaaagagagcgcctctttgcaggctaacttatcgcccaaagcccTGAACAATTATATGATTCGTCTCGATGTCtaaactttgaaaaacttttttatttatgacctcactacaagaaaacaggcggTTAGCGACTACACTATTAGTCGCTTTGTAGTCGTAAAAACTGAGGTTACGACTAAATAGCGACTAACGCAAGCAGTCGGAGATCGAGAGTCGCTAATTAATGTAGTCGTATACATAGTCGTCTTTCAGCGACTACTTTACGACCAAAAGCTATAGTCGTCATATGGTCATAAAGTAGTCGGTCCGTAGTCGTTAAAGTAGTGTCTGTTATACGACTATAGTGTGATTAATTAGCACATACAAGTGGTCTTCTTACTTTGTCGGTTTTTAGTCGTATAATTGTGGTGATAAATTGGCGACTAAGTACTGACTGAGTGTTTAGTAGTCGCTATATAGTCACTTGCCTTAGTGACTATTTGGAAACTACAACACGACTATTTGGCCACTGATGTTGATTTCAGAATTTCTATGATACGACTACAAAGCGACTGATGTTGATTTCATAATTTCAGAATTTCAGAATCAGAATATACTAATTTAAACTGAAAGATTCGAATACCAATTTAAACTGAAAGATTCAAATTTGGAAAGACTTAATATCGAAATATAGTGTAAGTGGCCAAAAGTACATGTTACATGTTAAAGTCATAAAAACAAtctgaaaagaaagagatagagttcaaccaaaagagagagatagagttcaaccaaaagagagagagattgagttcatccaaaagagagagatattgagttCATCCAAAAGGGAGTTAAAACAGAGAAACCTACTAAGCAGATGTTGATGGAGTTGGAGTTGGTTCTGTGGTTGTCTCTTTAGGTGAATGGCTTGCAACAAAGGACTGAAACCTCGGATCACATTCCCTTAGAAACTCCTCCACGATGGAAAATTGGTCAATCTTGTCCTTCTGGGCAGCAATAACTTTGGATTGCTCAGCTTCAAGCGCAGCAATTTCTTCATCACGCCGCTTCAGTTGAGCAGCCTGTTCTTCAATCATGCGTTTAGCTTCCTTCAACTGTTCTTCGAGAGCCACAAAGGTAGAAGAGCCACTTGCTTGCTTATGCTTTCCATTGATAAGGCAgtccttgaggcttccaactccataaggtgttcctcttgaatccttctcagtggacttGAAAATAAGACAAAAGTTAAGATTAGAGAATGACAAATAAAACTCCAAGACTACAAATGTgtattggtttttaaaaaaataacctGAAGGAAAATTTCTGTATATTCTTCTGTTGTGAGGTCCCGTGGCCGTGATTCTCCATCTGACACAGCAGTAGACTCTGCTTCGAGCTGAGACAACCTGTCTTGAACAGTCTTCTCATATGTTTCTGCGATCTTTTCTGCCTTCCGATCAACATATGTACCATCGGGCTTTGTATGTGCCTTGataaaaacctcaccaagtcggacttctcttcccaattcAAGTTCCTGCAAAGTTAGCAAAGCAACAAGTTagattaactttaaaaaaaacaccTAAGTAATAATTGAAAGTGGCAAAAATAATAGCTACTTAACCATTTCATCTTGAAGCTCTCGATACGACTTTGGCCCTGAGAGGTGGACATGAGGACCTAggccattacggtcagacatacgggCATCAGAGTaggttttactcttttgttgtgcttcttcagtgtcccaGTATTCCTCCATCGACGTCCAGAGAGTGTCCCCAATCCAGTTTGGTTGCACTCGACTAGTCCTCACAGtgctaaccatgtctttgaTCCGCTTTTGACAGATGTCCTCAAAATAAGCTTGAACAGTCCCggttatcaaaggatcccagGTGTGGGTTTTCTAGGAAAAAAATTAGCTAttgtgagtgaaaagaagacatgtaaagcTATGTACAAGGCTTAttgtgagtgaaaagaagacatgtaaagcTATGTGACATAAAGCCTTACCGCGAACTCAACgaagtatctctcttgtttgtcccgtggcacacatgtccagctgtagaagggaccttcgaatttgtttagaagaattttagtaatcttccgaacaagtttCGATCCTTTGTCACGAGTAAACCTCCATACACATGAACCAATAAAACAAGTAAGTAGGTTACTTAAAagctccatacacatgaacCAAAAAACACCATTACAAAACATTGACTCACATGAACTAAAATGAACTAAAAGCTCCATACACATCTTTCTACGCATACGCACATTCACAAAACATTGACTgaccaagacaaaaaaacatcattgcAAAACACTGAACTAAAANNNNNNNNNNNNNNNNNNNNNNNNNNNNNNNNNNNNNNNNNNNNNNNNNNNNNNNNNNNNNNNNNNNNNNNNNNNNNNNNNNNNNNNNNNNNNNNNNNNNNNNNNNNNNNNNNNNNNNNNNNNNNNNNNNNNNNNNNNNNNNNNNNNNNNNNNNNNNNNNNNNNNNNNNNNNNNNNNNNNNNNNNNNNNNNNNNNNNNNNNNNNNNNNNNNNNNNNNNNNNNNNNNNNNNNNNNNNNNNNNNNNNNNNNNNNNNNNNNNNNNNNNNNNNNNNNNNNNNNNNNNNNNNNNNNNNNNNNNNNNNNNNNNNNNNNNNNNNNNNNNNNNNNNNNNNNNNNNNNNNNNNNNNNNNNNNNNNNNNNNNNNNNNNNNNNNNNNNNNNNNNNNNNNNNNNNNNNNNNNNNNNNNNNNNNNNNNNNNNNNNNNNNNNNNNNNNNNNNNNNNNNNNNNNNNNNNNNNNNNNNNNNNNNNNNNNNNNNNNNNNNNNNNNNNNNNNNNNNNNNNNNNNNNNNNNNNNNNNNNNNNNNNNNNNNNNNNNNNNNNNNNNNNNNNNNNNNNNNNNNNNNNNNNNNNNNNNNNNNNNNNNNNNNNNNNNNNNNNNNNNNNNNNNNNNNNNNNNNNNNNNNNNNNNNNNNNNNNNNNNNNNNNNNNNNNNNNNNNNNNNNNNNNNNNNNNNNNNNNNNNNNNNNNNNNNNNNNNNNNNNNNNNNNNNNNNNNNNNNNNNNNNNNNNNNNNNNNNNNNNNNNNNNNNNNNNNNNNNNNNNNNNNNNNNNNNNNNNNNNNNNNNNNNNNNNNNNNNNNNNNNNNNNNNNNNNNNNNNNNNNNNNNNNNNNNNNNNNNNNNNNNNNNNNNNNNNNNNNNNNNNNNNNNNNNNNNNNNNNNNNNNNNNNNNNNNNNNNNNNNNNNNNNNNNNNNNNNNNNNNNNNNNNNNNNNNNNNNNNNNNNNNNNNNNNNNNNNNNNNNNNNNNNNNNNNNNNNNNNNNNNNNNNNNNNNNNNNNNNNNNNNNNNNNNNNNNNNNNNNNNNNNNNNNNNNNNNNNNNNNNNNNNNNNNNNNNNNNNNNNNNNNNNNNNNNNNNNNNNNNNNNNNNNNNNNNNNNNNNNNNNNNNNNNNNNNNNNNNNNNNNNNNNNNNNNNNNNNNNNNNNNNNNNNNNNNNNNNNNNNNNNNNNNNNNNNNNNNNNNNNNNNNNNNNNNNNNNNNNNNNNNNNNNNNNNNNNNNNNNNNNNNNNNNNNNNNNNNNNNNNNNNNNNNNNNNNNNNNNNNNNNNNNNNNNNNNNNNNNNNNNNNNNNNNNNNNNNNNNNNNNNNNNNNNNNNNNNNNNNNNNNNNNNNNNNNNNNNNNNNNNNNNNNNNNNNNNNNNNNNNNNNNNNNNNNNNNNNNNNNNNNNNNNNNNNNNNNNNNNNNNNNNNNNNNNNNNNNNNNNNNNNNNNNNNNNNNNNNNNNNNNNNNNNNNNNNNNNNNNNNNNNNNNNNNNNNNNNNNNNNNNNNNNNNNNNNNNNNNNNNNNNNNNNNNNNNNNNNNNNNNNNNNNNNNNNNNNNNNNNNNNNNNNNNNNNNNNNNNNNNNNNNNNNNNNNNNNNNNNNNNNNNNNNNNNNNNNNNNNNNNNNNNNNNNNNNNNNNNNNNNNNNNNNNNNNNNNNNNNNNNNNNNNNNNNNNNNNNNNNNNNNNNNNNNNNNNNNNNNNNNNNNNNNNNNNNNNNNNNNNNNNNNNNNNNNNNNNNNNNNNNNNNNNNNNNNNNNNNNNNNNNNNNNNNNNNNNNNNNNNNNNNNNNNNNNNNNNNNNNNNNNNNNNNNNNNNNNNNNNNNNNNNNNNNNNNNNNNNNNNNNNNNNNNNNNNNNNNNNNNNNNNNNTCCGGGAATCTGAGAAACATTACGAtcaagttttctcttttttcctcGATTAGGCATCGTGTGACTGAGGATATAGTCGAAAAGAGAgactgagaagagagaaaacaaagaagagagactgagaagagcgactgagaagagagaagagagactgaGGCGGCTTTAGGGTTTCGTCAATAAAGAAGAATGaatgagagaagagagtgaGTGTTTAGGGTTAggtcgaagaagaaaagataaatggATTTGGGCCTAGCCCATTCGGATAAATGGTTTGGGCCtagcccaattttttttaaattgttaattttataaaatgttgttgttaattaaaaaaataaacatttaattacataaaacatatatctatccatagaaacataaaaacataattcattcatcactttttattttacataaaaagaacaaatttaaaagagaaaaaaaacaattaaaaacgtTTAG encodes the following:
- the LOC104759767 gene encoding uncharacterized protein LOC104759767, which gives rise to MEEYWDTEEAQQKSKTYSDARMSDRNGLGPHVHLSGPKSYRELQDEMELELGREVRLGEVFIKAHTKPDGTYVDRKAEKIAETYEKTVQDRLSQLEAESTAVSDGESRPRDLTTEEYTEIFLQSTEKDSRGTPYGVGSLKDCLINGKHKQASGSSTFVALEEQLKEAKRMIEEQAAQLKRRDEEIAALEAEQSKVIAAQKDKIDQFSIVEEFLRECDPRFQSFVASHSPKETTTEPTPTPSTSA